In Oryzias melastigma strain HK-1 linkage group LG14, ASM292280v2, whole genome shotgun sequence, the DNA window actaataattgaaaaaaacacattactactttaaatctaaactgtGTATTTATATGTCTTTTCTACTCTtccttaaaacagttttatgtttttgatacAAATAATATTACAGCactagtaaaatgttttttttacatattttttaaccctttcctCACTGAGGCACACCAGCTATTTGTGTATGAACATGataatctaaaaatatgatAATCTAATATATGCAAATATCAATACTGATTACGATGATTTAAATGTGTTGCCAAACTTGCTCTTTCCTCCCTTGTCTGCCTCTTGAAGTAGTACCTGGCTAGATAGGCAGGACAAgtgcatatatatatgtgtgtgtgtattggtttttgttttcacgGTTTTGTTCCTACAAGTCAAAGTTtcaataatatataataataatatatgcAACTAAAGTATGATGTCAGATTCTCACGTAACTGTTGTTGTAAATGTAGTTTCTATAAGAGTCTGCAGCATTTCATCAGAACAGTTTTACATCTCCAGCAGTCAACTTCAGCAGTCTGGATTATTACTGGACTTTGTCATATTATCTTCTGTTATTCAGTTTTAATGGCttaacaaaacttttatttttgtcatcaaaaaggttaattattacaattttctttcttctgcacAGTTCTAACctaatttcaaaacattttagcagGTTTGCGCTTGCTATAACTTATCTTTGCTCTAAACTTGttcaaacttttctcaaaatcagtacagtcaatcattttttttgttttaataaaagctaaggttaaaaaaatataaggaaatcataataaaaatgagtcaaaataatTTTGCTCCATACTCTTAGCTCACAAAAATCATTGATTTAAGACCTCAAAAAATCTCACTTCAATTTTTCACTgcaatttttattaattttaatattattttaaagtcaataaATGTCAACAAGTTAAACCGGCATTCAGTGTCattattttgtaaaagaaaaaaaagatgtaaatttaCTGTATTATCTAAGAATAAGTActacttttagattttatgaggatttaatAAGATGGGCAAACTTGTATCGagttcttgttaaaaaaaaaaggacttgcTGCATTGTCAGTTAACTTTTTACTGATTATCATCTTTAGATTCATGTTCTTTTCCTATtgtgaaagtttttgtttccctgctggttttgtcatttatgttttttccaaTATACTTTATacagcataaaaataatgtaatatacaaataaatagatCTACATCATGGTGCAGTGGGATTTACATATGTTACACAGTATTGTAAAGATAATACCTCAAAAGCTTAATGTCCGTATAGTGAAAGCATTTAGCTGTTTGGAAAAACCTTGACCATTTCTCCTTCAGAGATTCTCTTTACTTATATGCTGGAGTCAAATTTTCTTGTACTCGGAAGGTTTCGCAGTTTTCTGATGAAGAATGTCGACATGCGAAGCCAATCTGGCAAGAGCAGTGAGAGAGCAGCACTCTGTGGgagggaaaaatacaaacatgactTTTGGTTCATTTGGATGGTTGGACTGGTGATCCTGGGTGGGTTTGGTCTGACCTGCAGTGCATGAGACAGACAGCCGCTGGTGTAAGTGGAGAAACCCACAGTGTTCAAAGCCTCACTGACGAATCCTGAGGCACTTTTCACCAGAGAGTTGACCTTCATGTTGTGTGTCATGTTGGTGGACACCATCAGAGGGGCCACACACTGAGGAAACATCAGCATTAGTTAGAACAAACTTCTACAAGGATAGAAACAacccaaactttaaaaatgtttttactatttAGACTTCATAAATCAATACTAgtctaaaacacatttgtttttgtatccatttggattttaaaatacaaaaatagtaagttctaaagaaaatatgttacaatttttgtacatttttgtatgtttaaaacaaacgtGATCTAATGGTCATAATTCTACTCTGAATGCATTTCTTTCTAAGTGCAATGAGCTAAATAGGTCACAAGGGGGCGGCAAAACCCCACACTGCAATGCAGGTTTATCAGCATTTACAAGTAAAATCGAATAAATTCTAACagcaaataaaagcagaaaataattaatatttatgcCTAGGGCAGAGGTAAAGCTGTGAACGCTTTTTCTTATGTTTATGTTTCAACCTAAAAGCTCAAAACGCAGCATAATTTGGCACAAAAATATAGTCTTGCTTCTTAAATGTTCTAAGTTCCCAGAAGTGTGCTAGTAAAGTTTAATGTTTGTATGTTAGTAGAAAACATAAAGTGGGCAGTTTGGATTGTATgatttctgcagtttttctcaTGTGACCTTTGAATGGATGATGTAAAATAGGgaacttttgaaacatttttgcttctaAGCTGTTCATGTAAAGGCAACTGTGAATTAGGAGACATGAtgtaatgcaaaaaataaattcagtgtAAAGCTATAAATGGTTAAAATTACACAACCATAAAACAAGATTTAGCCTTTCAATATATGATGTATAGCATCAACACATTCAGACTTGAGATACAGCATGTTTACCTGAACAGTTATTCCTTTGGACTTGTACTCAGCATGTAGACACTGAGAGAAATATGTCACAAAAATCTGaagatttgaagaaaacaagCACAATGAGGTTGTTACcaaaatgtagaaatatatAGAGATAAAATTACATCCGAATGAGAAAATAATTACCTTAGTAGCAGAGTAAAGAGTCAGTAAAGGCTGAGGTCGGGCACCAATTTCAGACGAGATGTTGATGATTAGGCCAGTACCTCtgaagataaattaaaaaaacagtaagaagatttttttttttttttttttaatctcaagcATTATACACAATTTCAAAGGTTGATTCATGTTATTACCTCTCCACCATCCCAGGAAGAACCAGCCTGGTCATCTGAGATAAAACAACAGTAAAGTTCTGTTATTTTAGTGAAAATTGAGCAATGGGGTTCCACAAGGTTCTCTTTTGGGACcaatacttttcttttactaTGGTATTCATGTGATTTCTTAGAAAATACGGGAACATTACTatatttatcaaattaaatcagaCCAAACCAGAATCACACACATTTCTTTAAGAAATTGGGACCATAATgacttatttttcaattaaatctttgtttttaattcagaacattGATTCACTGATTCTTTTACTctgaacaattttattttggcatccataaacttttcaaagaacattaaagttttttttttttttttactaaaacaaagaaaaaaatacacatgtaCTTAAAGGTCAAACAGCTACAACTCTGTACTGCTGGACTATCCTACAGTTTTTCTGCTGTAAGTATcaccaaaaaaactcaaattcctTTAATTTGACTTTATCTTCATTGGGTatcagaataaacaaaaacaagagtttcCTCCTCTGTTCCCTGCTGCCTCCACAGGATGAGATTGAAGCTTTTGGATGTGATCTGCCCTCTAAAACGAGCTCATTTGGTGATGTGATATAAATAGGGATTAAATGTTTGGCTTAAATGGAACCAATTTTACATTTATCACGGAGTTCAATCAAAACTATGATTCATCATGGGTTTTAGACTTTatacaacagtttttttcaatcaaatgattataaataaactaaataaatgaagataCAAAAGACATTCAGCTGAGAGAGTTGTTTACCTGAGGGACTGACAGTATATTACATCTGATAATCTCAGTGATTTTCTGTTGAGAGTAAAACAGAGTGGAAAACAATCATAAATACTTGGAGGTCTgaattgcatgtttttgtgatttaaaacttgaattaaaatgaCTCACCTGTTCAATATCTGGTGTTTCCAAAAAGTAGGCAAAATGATCGGTGCAGGTCATTCCCACGTTGTTAACTGGTGCATGCAAAGACgtaaaaagaaatgcatctATGCATTTAGGCTGCCAGTGATCg includes these proteins:
- the hsd20b2 gene encoding hydroxysteroid (20-beta) dehydrogenase 2; this translates as MWFIPVLAVFGGITIVFYLLKFTWKCWDGFKEFVLSEHWQVDLKKYGGWAVVTGATSGIGKAYATELARRGLDVILIGRSDDKLQMVAKEIEKQYGQKTRTIRVDFTDSCSIYSTIAKELQDLEIGVLVNNVGMTCTDHFAYFLETPDIEQKITEIIRCNILSVPQMTRLVLPGMVERGTGLIINISSEIGARPQPLLTLYSATKIFVTYFSQCLHAEYKSKGITVQCVAPLMVSTNMTHNMKVNSLVKSASGFVSEALNTVGFSTYTSGCLSHALQSAALSLLLPDWLRMSTFFIRKLRNLPSTRKFDSSI